From a region of the Thermodesulfovibrionales bacterium genome:
- a CDS encoding archease, with translation MKLFETIDISGDAGIKAYGVTLEDAFVNSAVGMYSLMTDLNGVLEKKDAFVEVESHSLEGLLVSWLNDLIFRFDAYGFIGKRIEIMALDNNRMTARVFGEDFDGARHERRLLVKAATYHQVSIGREDGRWATQIIFDI, from the coding sequence GTGAAACTTTTTGAAACCATAGACATCTCCGGTGATGCCGGGATAAAGGCCTATGGTGTGACCCTCGAAGACGCCTTCGTCAATTCAGCAGTCGGCATGTATAGCCTCATGACAGATCTCAATGGTGTTCTGGAGAAGAAGGATGCGTTTGTTGAGGTCGAGAGTCACTCGCTGGAAGGCCTCCTTGTTTCCTGGCTCAACGATCTGATATTCCGCTTTGATGCCTACGGCTTTATCGGGAAGCGAATAGAGATCATGGCGTTGGATAATAATCGCATGACTGCCAGGGTATTCGGTGAAGACTTCGACGGTGCGAGGCATGAAAGGAGATTGCTCGTTAAGGCCGCGACTTACCACCAGGTCAGCATAGGGAGAGAAGATGGCAGGTGGGCAACACAGATTATCTTTGACATATAG